The sequence CCTCTCTGGACAAGCAGGAAGTGGAGGCCCTTAGTCAGCAGGAGGGCAGCAGCTCTGTGGAGGACTTTCTTCTGCCTTTCTCTGGAGGTATAATCCTGCAAGGCATTAAGCGCTGCCCGTCTGACTCCACCAGTGGGACTGTGTCTGTGGGCAGAGTGGGAAGTGCTGGTGTTCTGAAGTGGAGAAACTGATGAATtgtcagtgctttataaaaaaCTAAAGTTTGTCATGTGCTTAAATTACTTAAGAGGGTCCGAGGAGCGGGGTCTGGAGTGTTGGGGCGACGCCAGTAATGTCCTCGGCGATGGCTGATCCTGTCACTTTCCTTAAGCGCTTGTTATCGTCATTCAAGAGGAGATGATGAGCCATTCTTTTTGACTAGAAATGGCAAACTAGGGCAAAGTATCATTTGGTGATATAATCGTTCCCTTCTCGACCCATCACTGACCAGTCGTCgctgagcggacaaaacacggACGGCAAGCATGTCACTCAGTCtgataaatacacacactcgcacgaacacctgcaaacacacacatgcacacgtgGACACTGGACTGCGCTGGCGCTTGCATGTGCGAGGCGTGCCAGTGTGCGTGTTGCTCGCACACACGGTAGGTTTAGATATATTGTATATGTGTACCGTACAATAACGTCCTGTTTGTACAAAAGGCCATTCTGACTGTTCCGAGTTCAACaacagtgaagggagcggactCAAGCACAGCCACACTCCTCCACGATCATGTTGGGCACGTCCCTCTTCACGATGTTGTACTCATCGTCGAAGTAGAGCATGGACATAGTACTGAGCTTGGTGGGGATGCAGCAGGAGTTCACCGAGCCCGGGCTCATCCCTCTCATGCGGTACTGGTTCACCACGGCGGTGTGGAAGGATGAAGCCGAGCCCGGCACACCCGCCATGTAGGCCGGGCAGCTGCCCTCGCAGTAGTTGCCGTAGTAACCAGCTGGTGCAATGATCCAGTCATTCCAGCCAATCAGGCGGAAGTCTATGTAAAACTGTTGTCGGCAGCAGAGGCCCCCGACGGAGCCGTCACACTCCAGCCCCCTCTTGCGGATGCGATGCTTTCCGTCCACCTGTCGTGCTCGCACCACCAGGAAGGGCCGGTGGGAGGGGTCCAGGGGGTCCACCAGCACCGGGACCACACCGGACGTCTCACAGCCCTCACACTGGACCTCCAGGTCCTGCCGCCGGTTGCCTTTCCCGAAAACAGCTCGTATTGCCTccgagagggggaaggtgtgccaGCCGCTGCGCTTCAGATCCACGCGCTTCTCCACCAGGGCCCAGCGACCggtccctccccctcctcccccggggcctccccctcctcccctggGGCCTCCCTCTGCACTGCTGGTGGTCCCGGCCTCCTGGTAATGAATCTTGACCGTCACCTTCCTCCGGAGGCCCTTCTCAGGACCGCCTGGCAGCACGCGGAAGTAGAGCCACAGGTTGGCCTGGGACACGTACAGGTTCTGGTTCCCCTCGTTGGAGACCACGAAGTACAGGGTGGACTTGGCAGATAAGCGATCATCTGTTGGAGACAATAAAAACAGGAATGGTTCATTCTCTATCTGGCATCCATCCAACATAACGATACAACATCAAGTTCAAAAGCTTTATTGTCCTATgcacagctacagtgtagttatctAAATCTTAACTCTCAGGCTCCTCCAATAATAACACATACATATTTATAAGACGTAAACAAAGGAAAACACTATAAAAAGAGTGCAAAAAGACACActagaaataaaatagtgcaaggcAATGTTAGGCTAATATGCAAGTGAGGATAAGATGAGCCAAAGAGTAGAATGCTGCACAGTGAAATAAAATACTGCTTATGGT is a genomic window of Pseudochaenichthys georgianus chromosome 21, fPseGeo1.2, whole genome shotgun sequence containing:
- the inhbb gene encoding inhibin beta B chain gives rise to the protein MSIYGVTLSCLVACVLSVRCSSVAGVEAQSSPLESCASCGLRAPDQAERVNIDFLEAVKRHILNRLQMRDRPNITHPIPKAAMVTALRRLHAGKVREDGRVEIPSFDGQAAYNNEVQAENSEIISFAESDDRLSAKSTLYFVVSNEGNQNLYVSQANLWLYFRVLPGGPEKGLRRKVTVKIHYQEAGTTSSAEGGPRGGGGGPGGGGGGTGRWALVEKRVDLKRSGWHTFPLSEAIRAVFGKGNRRQDLEVQCEGCETSGVVPVLVDPLDPSHRPFLVVRARQVDGKHRIRKRGLECDGSVGGLCCRQQFYIDFRLIGWNDWIIAPAGYYGNYCEGSCPAYMAGVPGSASSFHTAVVNQYRMRGMSPGSVNSCCIPTKLSTMSMLYFDDEYNIVKRDVPNMIVEECGCA